The following coding sequences lie in one Sinorhizobium fredii USDA 257 genomic window:
- the dpdJ gene encoding protein DpdJ, with protein MAAASPSFISDFLNFIEECEQRLQNWGFYDVAFDETDLSTLIESDAPDQLRNAWEVLEADGLELGSLLTQMRRVDLLHLIPDGSGRVRSRFAEGLRLLAHLRQRFSYQDWASGRRLVADMKLHLAPRRYPAIGIAADTAWAGMAPHAPQPAFQRAVFEALASRPDGGTFTFAGFQVRSFERIFRSYGAEEQSGTVVCASTGAGKTKAFYIPAFTAIAAELGKPADRFTKVIAIYPRNVLLADQLREAIAEAGKLSPLLNANGRRPITVGALLGDLPPADHFNLSDKSPFLKQWKRLHNRGWVVPFLRAPFHASRGELVWLDADRKAGRTRLYRVDALDESPEIPDAVIQLTREGLQANPPDILFLSLEMMHRELGNPLWAKTFGIGVEEKPRLFLFDEVHNYSGLSGAQAPWIIARWRQAARLKGLHVVGLSATLRDAPKHLATIGCVNPERVVECTPTNDELTPEGRDYTVIVKSDAASGASLLATSIQAAMLQSRLLTPTHVSYPPRDSLAGRSLYLRKVFGFTDQLDSLNRWLPDLDDAEWNRLAQYRLPPDKSGQTVSQATQLAMLVDGQIWSLPDTLGYDLRQSARVSRCSSQDPGADTSSDIIVATASLEVGYDDPDVGAVIHHKAPRSIASFLQRKGRAGRTRGSRPTTLVVLSDWGRDRWLFQNSERLFKPDVESIKVPLLNPYVQHVQATSFLLDWLGRRVGAADPVRYLRRPRQHDAAARGRAIALLRRLLDLGDDYAAFHRELGWVVRHTQRFGSASDEDIDRVVDKMLWESPRPVLRHAVPSLLRKLEAEWRFADPSRGNKLEDSGARQPLPSFIPAASFADLAASDVTVNFPGTTKDDETRGIAPQLIESCPGRVSKRFSVRRQERGYWLAGSELLLTAPSPVMLPARQLFPESIATGNDHASAALQPLRMALVERPGDVKDSSNAAWLWVSSAEHVGDGRSLPLFGRQYWQAIFKNTRAYLHGDLNAVLIRRRASEGRFDILMNGGVERRGTILLASTSEDGEVVREPVGFEQTVDALVFQIREEHLRARPPLDDATMGRLRQDYFKHLLMGSSLLRETASSFTLEWVWQTSLAMLTATALKGKCSLEAAQARLDGKRVAAIGRVLSRMFSVSALDDDDADDHHAGGKARQRLEALWSNAACAAEIARAETALWANFGEDFEAWLRQRHLRTLAEACLSAAHAIATDVGESDLIVDVLDDGGDPLIVISESAPGGIGQIEAFVQMSLDGEGTFERALAHALAFCTRAHISESLIAVVAHARTSGVLADAFDAARLARGYQQTLSAQASLTAALEEAGLGASRQNIVAVIGRLLQPSSDRTTDAWFDGLNRLWANREGRLGAPIDARVFAYLLVDSPYLRRRFSAMIVRMTGQQPTEAQLFARIQDFLLPGCHDSCPQCLANTNRFARDIRPTRELTTQWLRASRPETPSLSVAPGWIERLYALLASEDRIEIIGGTDDLGEIARALQTLLTEPFERDYLLVWPVLSGVSRDSDSWRVDVEIRNMGVR; from the coding sequence ATGGCTGCGGCATCGCCTTCGTTCATTTCGGACTTCCTCAATTTTATCGAAGAATGCGAGCAGCGGCTCCAAAACTGGGGCTTCTACGACGTCGCCTTCGACGAAACCGACCTCTCGACTCTCATCGAGTCAGACGCCCCCGATCAGTTGCGCAACGCCTGGGAAGTGCTTGAAGCAGACGGCCTCGAACTCGGCAGCCTGCTAACCCAGATGCGGCGCGTCGATCTCCTCCATCTGATCCCCGATGGCTCGGGCCGCGTCCGCAGCCGTTTCGCCGAAGGGCTTCGACTGCTGGCGCATCTGCGCCAGCGCTTCAGTTATCAGGACTGGGCGAGTGGTCGCCGCCTCGTCGCAGACATGAAGCTCCATCTCGCGCCGCGCCGCTATCCGGCGATCGGTATCGCCGCCGACACCGCATGGGCTGGAATGGCGCCGCATGCGCCACAGCCGGCATTCCAGCGCGCAGTGTTCGAGGCTCTTGCGTCCCGGCCCGATGGCGGCACCTTCACCTTTGCCGGGTTCCAGGTGCGTTCGTTCGAGCGAATCTTCCGATCCTATGGTGCCGAGGAGCAAAGCGGGACCGTGGTCTGCGCGAGCACCGGCGCGGGAAAGACCAAGGCCTTCTACATTCCCGCCTTCACCGCAATCGCCGCCGAACTCGGCAAACCGGCCGATCGCTTCACCAAGGTCATTGCGATCTATCCGCGAAATGTCCTGCTCGCCGATCAGCTCCGCGAAGCGATTGCCGAGGCGGGTAAGCTCAGCCCACTGCTCAACGCCAACGGCAGGCGGCCCATCACGGTCGGCGCATTGCTGGGGGATCTTCCCCCCGCCGACCATTTTAATCTTAGCGATAAGAGCCCGTTCCTCAAACAATGGAAGCGCTTGCACAACCGCGGATGGGTGGTGCCCTTCCTGCGCGCGCCGTTCCATGCTAGCCGCGGCGAACTCGTCTGGCTCGATGCCGACCGCAAGGCAGGACGGACCAGGCTATATCGCGTCGACGCGCTCGACGAGTCGCCGGAGATCCCCGATGCCGTCATCCAGCTGACCCGCGAAGGCCTGCAGGCCAATCCGCCCGATATCCTGTTCCTGTCGCTCGAGATGATGCACCGCGAACTAGGCAATCCGCTCTGGGCCAAAACATTCGGCATTGGGGTCGAAGAGAAGCCGCGGCTGTTCCTGTTCGATGAGGTCCACAATTACAGCGGGCTGAGCGGCGCCCAGGCTCCCTGGATTATCGCACGTTGGCGTCAGGCGGCACGGCTTAAGGGCCTGCATGTCGTTGGTTTGTCGGCGACGCTGCGCGACGCGCCCAAACATCTCGCTACGATCGGCTGCGTCAATCCCGAACGCGTCGTCGAATGCACGCCGACGAATGACGAACTCACGCCGGAGGGCCGCGATTACACCGTTATCGTCAAGAGCGACGCCGCGTCCGGCGCCTCGCTGCTCGCCACATCGATCCAGGCGGCCATGTTGCAATCACGGCTGCTGACGCCCACCCATGTCAGCTATCCGCCGAGGGATAGCCTCGCCGGTCGGTCGCTCTATCTGCGCAAGGTCTTCGGCTTTACCGACCAACTCGACAGCCTGAACCGCTGGCTGCCCGATCTCGATGACGCCGAGTGGAACCGCTTGGCCCAATATCGGCTGCCGCCCGACAAATCTGGACAGACGGTAAGCCAGGCAACCCAACTTGCAATGCTCGTGGACGGCCAGATCTGGTCGCTGCCCGACACGCTCGGCTATGACCTGCGCCAGAGTGCTCGGGTCAGCCGCTGTAGCTCGCAAGACCCAGGCGCCGATACCTCCTCCGATATCATCGTCGCGACCGCGAGTCTCGAGGTCGGCTATGACGACCCCGATGTTGGCGCCGTCATTCACCACAAGGCGCCTCGCAGCATCGCCTCCTTCCTGCAGCGCAAGGGCCGCGCCGGGCGCACGCGCGGTTCGCGACCGACGACGCTCGTCGTGCTATCGGACTGGGGCCGCGACCGCTGGCTGTTTCAGAACAGCGAGCGCCTGTTCAAGCCTGACGTCGAGTCGATTAAGGTGCCATTGCTCAATCCCTATGTGCAGCATGTCCAGGCGACGAGCTTCCTGCTCGATTGGCTGGGCCGGCGGGTAGGCGCCGCGGACCCGGTGCGCTATCTGCGGCGCCCCCGCCAACATGACGCGGCCGCGCGCGGACGCGCGATCGCCTTGCTGCGCCGCCTGCTCGATCTCGGCGACGACTACGCCGCCTTCCACCGCGAGCTCGGCTGGGTGGTGCGCCATACTCAGCGGTTCGGTTCGGCGAGCGACGAGGACATCGACCGGGTCGTTGACAAGATGCTCTGGGAATCGCCGCGGCCGGTGCTGCGTCACGCCGTGCCATCGCTGTTGCGCAAGCTCGAGGCGGAATGGCGGTTCGCCGACCCGAGCCGAGGTAATAAGCTTGAGGACAGTGGCGCGCGCCAGCCGCTCCCCAGCTTCATTCCAGCCGCCTCATTCGCCGATCTGGCTGCATCTGATGTGACCGTCAACTTCCCCGGCACGACCAAAGATGACGAGACCCGCGGGATCGCGCCGCAGCTCATTGAATCCTGTCCGGGGCGCGTCTCCAAGCGTTTTTCGGTACGTCGCCAGGAGCGCGGCTATTGGCTCGCCGGGTCGGAGCTACTTCTCACCGCGCCCAGTCCAGTCATGTTGCCGGCGCGGCAACTCTTCCCTGAAAGTATTGCCACCGGCAACGACCATGCCTCGGCAGCGCTCCAGCCGCTTCGCATGGCGCTGGTCGAGCGGCCGGGCGACGTCAAGGACAGCAGTAACGCCGCCTGGCTTTGGGTGAGCAGCGCCGAGCATGTCGGCGATGGGCGTTCGCTTCCCTTGTTCGGCCGGCAATATTGGCAGGCTATCTTCAAGAACACGCGCGCTTATCTGCACGGCGACCTCAATGCAGTGCTGATTCGCCGCCGCGCCAGCGAAGGCCGCTTCGACATCCTGATGAACGGCGGCGTCGAACGCCGCGGCACCATCCTGCTGGCCTCAACTTCGGAAGATGGCGAGGTCGTGCGCGAGCCCGTCGGCTTCGAGCAGACGGTCGACGCCCTTGTGTTCCAAATTCGCGAAGAGCATCTGCGCGCCCGCCCACCTCTCGATGACGCGACCATGGGCCGGTTGCGCCAGGACTATTTCAAGCATCTGCTTATGGGTTCATCGCTGCTGCGGGAAACGGCGAGCAGCTTCACGCTCGAATGGGTGTGGCAAACCAGTCTGGCGATGCTCACCGCGACCGCGCTCAAGGGCAAGTGCAGCCTCGAAGCGGCGCAAGCGCGGCTCGACGGCAAGCGGGTCGCCGCGATCGGGCGGGTCCTCTCGCGCATGTTCAGCGTCTCCGCGCTCGACGATGACGATGCCGATGATCATCATGCCGGCGGCAAGGCGCGTCAGCGGCTCGAGGCGCTCTGGTCCAATGCTGCCTGCGCGGCGGAGATCGCGCGCGCCGAGACTGCGCTCTGGGCCAATTTTGGCGAGGATTTCGAGGCCTGGCTGCGCCAGCGCCATTTGCGAACGCTCGCCGAGGCCTGCCTCAGCGCCGCCCATGCGATCGCGACTGATGTCGGTGAGAGTGATCTCATCGTCGATGTCCTCGACGATGGCGGGGATCCGCTGATCGTCATTTCAGAAAGCGCGCCGGGCGGCATCGGGCAGATCGAAGCTTTCGTGCAAATGTCGCTTGACGGCGAAGGTACGTTCGAACGGGCCCTGGCGCACGCGCTTGCCTTCTGCACTCGCGCGCATATCAGCGAGAGCCTAATCGCGGTCGTCGCGCACGCCCGCACTTCCGGAGTGCTCGCAGACGCATTCGACGCCGCGCGGCTTGCGCGCGGCTATCAGCAAACTCTGTCCGCACAAGCGAGTCTCACCGCGGCTCTGGAGGAAGCGGGTCTCGGCGCATCGCGCCAGAATATCGTCGCAGTGATCGGCCGTCTGCTCCAGCCGAGCAGCGACCGGACCACCGACGCCTGGTTCGACGGCCTCAACCGGTTGTGGGCGAACAGGGAAGGGCGGCTTGGTGCGCCGATTGATGCACGTGTCTTCGCCTACCTGTTGGTCGACTCCCCTTATCTCCGCCGACGCTTCTCGGCGATGATCGTGCGCATGACCGGGCAGCAACCAACCGAGGCGCAACTTTTCGCGCGGATCCAAGATTTTCTGCTGCCCGGCTGTCACGACAGCTGTCCGCAATGCCTTGCTAACACCAATCGTTTCGCGCGCGACATTCGTCCAACGCGCGAGCTGACAACCCAGTGGCTGCGCGCTTCGCGGCCCGAGACGCCCTCGCTCTCGGTGGCGCCGGGCTGGATTGAGCGGCTCTATGCACTCCTGGCGAGCGAGGATCGAATCGAGATCATCGGCGGCACCGACGACCTTGGGGAAATCGCGCGGGCACTGCAGACCCTCCTCACGGAGCCGTTCGAGCGCGATTATCTGCTTGTCTGGCCGGTATTAAGCGGAGTATCGCGCGATTCCGACAGCTGGCGGGTCGACGTTGAAATCCGCAATATGGGAGTTCGGTGA
- a CDS encoding VUT family protein — protein sequence MNLTNKRWIEGGIFLVGFAACIPLANYMIGNVGTVCVPDGPCLIPVGPGLTAPSGVLLVGLALVLRDLVQRRLGLLWAIGAIVIGAFLSTTFTPPALALASAAAFLTSEVVDLLVFTPLQKKGLVKAAMASSIAGLIVDSIMFLWLAFGSLEFLAGQVVGKTIMVIATLPVLYWMRDRDRRLGLLPA from the coding sequence ATGAACTTAACAAACAAGCGGTGGATTGAAGGCGGGATCTTCCTGGTTGGTTTTGCCGCCTGCATCCCCCTCGCAAACTACATGATCGGAAACGTTGGAACCGTCTGCGTGCCAGACGGACCATGCCTTATTCCGGTTGGACCAGGGCTGACAGCGCCGAGCGGTGTGTTGCTGGTTGGGCTTGCGCTGGTGCTGCGCGATCTGGTTCAGCGCCGACTTGGGCTCTTATGGGCAATCGGCGCGATCGTGATCGGCGCATTCCTGTCCACGACTTTCACCCCCCCTGCCCTCGCTCTCGCATCGGCTGCGGCCTTCCTGACTTCCGAAGTCGTCGACCTTCTGGTTTTCACACCGCTGCAAAAGAAAGGCCTCGTGAAGGCTGCCATGGCGAGCAGCATCGCAGGCTTGATTGTCGACAGTATTATGTTCCTGTGGCTCGCCTTCGGTTCGCTTGAGTTCCTGGCCGGGCAGGTGGTCGGTAAGACAATCATGGTCATTGCCACGCTTCCGGTCCTGTATTGGATGCGCGATCGCGATCGTCGATTGGGTTTGTTACCAGCATGA
- the queC gene encoding 7-cyano-7-deazaguanine synthase QueC: MTATALVLFSGGQDSTTCLAWALDRYDRVETVGFDYGQRHRIELECRTKLRSELRDIGKKWAERLGDDHTISLGALGEISNTALTSDIAIEIADTGLPNTFVPGRNLIFLTFAAALAYRRGLKHIVGGMCETDFSGYPDCRDDTIKALQVALNLGMERRFVLDTPLMRIDKAETWRLAKRLGGSKLVDVIVRDSHTCYLGERGDLHDWGYGCGKCPACELRASGYERFLAQEV, from the coding sequence ATGACGGCGACAGCACTTGTTCTGTTTTCGGGAGGCCAGGATTCAACGACTTGCTTGGCGTGGGCACTCGATCGGTATGACCGCGTCGAAACAGTCGGCTTCGACTATGGACAGCGGCATCGCATCGAACTCGAATGCAGAACTAAGCTGCGCAGCGAGCTTCGAGACATCGGCAAAAAATGGGCCGAACGGCTCGGCGATGACCACACGATTTCACTCGGTGCGCTCGGGGAGATTTCCAACACGGCCCTTACCAGCGATATCGCCATTGAGATAGCTGACACCGGCCTCCCCAACACATTTGTTCCGGGACGCAATCTGATCTTCCTGACATTCGCGGCTGCATTGGCATACCGACGGGGGTTGAAGCACATTGTCGGCGGCATGTGTGAAACCGACTTTTCCGGTTATCCCGACTGCCGCGACGATACGATCAAGGCTCTCCAGGTAGCACTGAACCTCGGAATGGAACGGCGGTTTGTGCTCGATACGCCGTTGATGAGGATTGATAAGGCCGAAACCTGGAGATTGGCGAAACGCCTCGGCGGGTCGAAGCTGGTCGATGTGATCGTGAGAGATAGCCACACTTGCTATCTTGGCGAGCGCGGTGATTTGCACGATTGGGGCTACGGCTGCGGGAAATGCCCAGCCTGCGAGTTGCGGGCGAGCGGCTACGAACGCTTCTTGGCACAAGAAGTTTGA
- the queD gene encoding 6-carboxytetrahydropterin synthase QueD — MKITQAFTFEAAHRLPHVPATHKCHRMHGHSYRVELQLDGRVNPDTGFVIDFFDVEKVFGPLLGQLDHHTLNDIAGLENPTAENIAAWIWERVKPLLGELSSVRVFETPSCWAEYDGN; from the coding sequence ATGAAAATCACGCAAGCATTCACTTTCGAGGCCGCTCATCGGCTCCCGCACGTGCCGGCCACGCACAAGTGCCATCGTATGCACGGGCACTCCTATCGGGTCGAACTGCAACTCGACGGTCGGGTGAACCCAGATACCGGGTTCGTCATTGATTTCTTCGACGTCGAAAAGGTCTTTGGGCCTCTTCTTGGGCAACTGGACCACCACACGCTCAATGACATTGCAGGACTTGAGAACCCGACAGCCGAGAACATTGCCGCTTGGATATGGGAAAGGGTCAAACCTCTGCTTGGTGAACTGAGTTCAGTGAGAGTCTTCGAGACGCCCTCCTGTTGGGCAGAGTACGACGGTAATTAG
- the queE gene encoding 7-carboxy-7-deazaguanine synthase, with translation MSYAVKELFKTLQGEGAQAGRAAVFCRFSGCNLWSGREEDREKAICKFCDTDFIGTDGVGGGKYHDAESLSRSIATTWGESSRNRYVVFTGGEPLLQLDAELIDAVHQSGFEIAIETNGTLEPPAGIDWICVSPKAGAPLKLRSGSELKLVYPQPDLLPDDLKDLQFDHYFLQPMDGPGRVENTAAVTEFCLQNPQWRLSLQTHKMIGIP, from the coding sequence ATGAGCTACGCTGTCAAGGAACTCTTCAAAACGCTGCAGGGGGAAGGCGCTCAAGCTGGCAGAGCCGCCGTGTTCTGCCGGTTTTCCGGCTGCAATTTATGGTCCGGGAGAGAAGAGGACAGAGAAAAGGCGATCTGCAAGTTTTGCGACACTGACTTCATCGGTACCGACGGGGTTGGCGGCGGTAAGTACCACGATGCAGAAAGCTTATCGCGGTCGATTGCGACGACCTGGGGCGAAAGTAGCCGCAACAGGTACGTCGTCTTCACGGGCGGAGAGCCACTGCTGCAACTTGATGCCGAACTAATCGATGCGGTGCACCAAAGCGGCTTCGAAATTGCAATAGAGACGAACGGCACCCTTGAGCCGCCGGCAGGTATCGATTGGATCTGCGTCAGTCCCAAGGCGGGTGCTCCGCTGAAACTCCGATCGGGCAGCGAGCTTAAACTCGTTTACCCCCAGCCGGACCTCCTTCCTGACGATCTTAAAGACCTGCAATTTGACCATTATTTCCTCCAGCCCATGGACGGGCCTGGTCGGGTTGAGAACACCGCTGCGGTTACCGAATTTTGCCTCCAGAACCCGCAGTGGCGGCTCAGTCTGCAAACTCACAAGATGATTGGGATCCCATGA
- the dbpB gene encoding DGQHR domain-containing protein DpdB: MTALNFPAIRARQSETHTVLSFAALASELQKFALIERVARDAEGALSGFQRPQIAGHIREIRDYLEKPEAILPNPIVVAFTNSVKVKDERPDGRCTVEIDTAYGAPGLVVDGQQRLTALGQVEEKDFQVFVSAIICRDDEELRRQFVLINNTRPLPKSLIYELLPTVAGLPRRLGDRSVAAEIAARLNYDESSSLKGKIYQHTNPTGIIRDTAIQRVIINSMSDGVMREMIREPDGNDLSFRLISEFYRAVQFVFRSEWEEHTPKTSRLVHGAGIMALGYVMEVLALLDGARTWQEFSRGLACLVDGTAWTSGEWNFADSDRRHWKSIQNVNRDIVTLAQYLIGIVRADVKRRRSTPTDASADPKPPKVASAT; encoded by the coding sequence ATGACAGCACTCAATTTTCCAGCGATTCGAGCCAGGCAGAGCGAAACGCACACAGTTCTTTCCTTTGCAGCGCTAGCGTCTGAACTACAAAAATTCGCCCTGATCGAGAGGGTGGCGAGAGATGCTGAAGGCGCGCTGAGCGGGTTCCAGCGTCCGCAGATCGCTGGGCATATACGAGAAATTCGAGACTACCTGGAAAAGCCCGAGGCGATCCTGCCAAATCCTATTGTGGTCGCGTTCACGAACAGCGTCAAAGTCAAGGACGAACGTCCAGACGGTCGATGCACTGTCGAGATCGACACTGCATATGGTGCGCCTGGCCTCGTCGTAGATGGTCAACAACGCCTGACAGCTCTGGGACAGGTTGAGGAAAAAGATTTCCAGGTTTTCGTATCGGCGATCATCTGCCGTGACGACGAAGAACTTCGTCGACAGTTTGTGTTGATCAACAACACGAGACCGCTTCCGAAATCGCTGATTTATGAACTGCTTCCTACCGTGGCAGGCCTACCACGGCGCCTGGGCGATCGATCTGTGGCCGCTGAAATCGCCGCGCGCCTGAACTATGATGAAAGCTCCTCGCTAAAGGGGAAGATTTATCAGCACACGAACCCGACAGGGATCATCCGCGACACTGCCATCCAACGCGTCATCATCAATTCGATGAGTGATGGCGTAATGCGCGAGATGATCCGCGAACCGGACGGTAACGACCTTAGCTTCCGCCTTATCAGCGAGTTTTATCGCGCTGTTCAGTTCGTGTTCCGCAGCGAGTGGGAAGAGCACACACCGAAAACCTCGCGTCTAGTGCACGGCGCTGGGATCATGGCGCTGGGCTACGTGATGGAGGTTCTAGCGCTTCTTGACGGAGCACGCACCTGGCAGGAGTTTTCGAGGGGACTTGCCTGCCTGGTCGACGGCACCGCCTGGACTTCGGGCGAATGGAACTTCGCAGACAGTGATAGACGCCACTGGAAATCCATCCAGAACGTCAACCGGGACATCGTCACCTTGGCACAGTATCTCATCGGCATCGTCAGGGCGGACGTAAAACGGCGTCGCAGCACTCCAACCGACGCGTCGGCCGATCCGAAACCGCCCAAGGTCGCGAGCGCGACATGA
- the dpdA gene encoding tRNA-guanine transglycosylase DpdA, with protein sequence MKFIFADSLDHVDPGYDFLRDRYSEGRTPYWDDAYPHEIMGYAPYKGMLVSRGIVGGAAVGGKYTEAQAMRFRRVGAREFLRLDKPQFKELPIFGDCGAFTYHKEDKPPYTPEDTAEFYDDAKFTHGCSVDHIIFDFDESLKGFEGGTEEARRRFEITLENASAFRSATAHMSGRFTPMGVIQGWSPGSMAEGARRLVSMGYDYLALGGTVPLKASQIKACLAAIRAVVPEKTQLHILGFAKADEIDTFGPFKITSFDTTSPLIRAFKDAKANYYLPTTSGKLEYYTAIRVPQALENPKLIRLAKRGSLKQEQLVSMEKDALAALRSYDRGEAQLDETLDIVLAYAAPAVMGAPLEELPDAKAVKDLGERYRRTLSDRPWRKCSCAICQALSIEVVLFRASNRNKRRGIHNLGVYNALVNQLPANSDRNDSTQFSSDSSQAERNAHSSFLCSASV encoded by the coding sequence ATGAAGTTTATTTTTGCAGACAGCCTCGATCACGTCGATCCAGGCTATGATTTTCTAAGGGATCGGTATTCCGAGGGTCGGACACCGTATTGGGACGACGCCTATCCGCATGAGATCATGGGCTACGCGCCCTACAAAGGCATGCTCGTCTCGAGAGGGATCGTGGGCGGTGCGGCTGTCGGTGGTAAATATACCGAAGCCCAAGCTATGCGGTTCCGTCGTGTTGGAGCCCGTGAGTTCCTGCGTCTCGACAAACCGCAATTCAAGGAGCTCCCGATTTTCGGCGATTGCGGTGCTTTCACCTATCACAAAGAGGACAAGCCGCCTTATACGCCCGAGGATACGGCTGAGTTTTACGACGACGCCAAATTCACTCATGGATGTTCGGTCGACCATATTATCTTCGACTTCGACGAAAGCTTGAAAGGCTTCGAAGGCGGGACCGAAGAAGCGCGCCGGCGCTTTGAGATCACTCTAGAAAATGCATCAGCCTTCAGATCTGCGACAGCTCATATGTCCGGGCGATTTACGCCTATGGGTGTGATCCAAGGATGGTCGCCGGGCAGTATGGCTGAGGGTGCACGCAGGCTCGTTTCCATGGGTTATGACTACCTGGCGCTCGGCGGTACAGTTCCGCTCAAAGCCTCACAGATTAAGGCCTGCCTTGCCGCAATTCGCGCGGTCGTGCCGGAAAAGACCCAGCTTCACATTCTCGGGTTCGCGAAAGCCGACGAGATCGATACCTTCGGCCCGTTCAAGATCACCAGTTTTGACACGACGTCACCGCTGATCCGGGCCTTCAAGGATGCCAAGGCGAATTATTATCTGCCGACGACGAGCGGAAAGCTCGAATACTATACGGCGATTCGAGTGCCCCAGGCACTCGAGAACCCGAAGCTGATCCGATTGGCCAAGCGCGGTTCGCTCAAGCAGGAGCAACTCGTGTCGATGGAGAAAGATGCACTTGCTGCATTGAGGTCCTATGACCGCGGTGAAGCACAGTTAGACGAGACGCTTGACATCGTTCTCGCGTATGCCGCGCCAGCAGTCATGGGGGCTCCGTTAGAAGAGCTACCTGACGCAAAGGCGGTCAAGGACTTAGGGGAACGCTACAGGCGGACGCTCAGCGATCGGCCTTGGCGCAAGTGCTCGTGCGCTATCTGCCAAGCCCTCTCAATCGAGGTTGTTCTTTTCCGAGCCAGCAATCGAAACAAGCGTCGAGGCATTCATAATTTGGGCGTGTACAACGCCCTCGTCAATCAACTTCCAGCGAATAGTGACCGAAATGACAGCACTCAATTTTCCAGCGATTCGAGCCAGGCAGAGCGAAACGCACACAGTTCTTTCCTTTGCAGCGCTAGCGTCTGA
- the dbpB gene encoding DGQHR domain-containing protein DpdB produces the protein MSDSQHIAVRAVKTQQGYGTDVYAFFLPGSDVMKIAEISRIKRDEAELQGFQRQEIRSHVNSIVEFLDSGPVLFPNAIILALSDEVAFTAARGSKPSEAVEIVTSGTLRIPVRSEGKKVAWIVDGQQRSLALSRAKNKDIPVPIIAFVSQNIEVQRQQFILVNKVKALDTRLINELLPEVSTLLPRDLAANKLPSELCNLLNTHKDSPFFQLIKRRSDQKASSAVVSDSALIAAIKANLKAPTSALSQYTGPDGTSDADEMFHVLVKYWSAVRDTFPEAWGKSPEKSRLMHMAGIRAMGSLMDPIMLRAESVSDAEEDIRRSLERLRPYCCWTDGKWDELGWKWNDVQGTSQHIDRLSQYLIQLDRKLSKASR, from the coding sequence ATGAGCGACTCGCAGCACATTGCGGTCCGGGCTGTTAAGACACAGCAAGGCTATGGAACCGACGTTTACGCATTCTTCCTTCCCGGATCGGACGTGATGAAGATCGCGGAAATCAGCCGGATCAAACGGGATGAGGCCGAACTCCAGGGTTTCCAGCGTCAGGAAATTCGAAGCCACGTCAACTCGATCGTTGAATTCCTGGACAGTGGCCCCGTCTTGTTCCCGAATGCAATCATATTGGCCTTGTCAGATGAGGTTGCTTTTACAGCGGCTAGAGGATCCAAGCCATCAGAAGCCGTGGAGATTGTGACATCTGGGACGCTACGGATCCCGGTACGCTCAGAAGGCAAGAAGGTTGCTTGGATTGTCGACGGCCAGCAGCGATCGCTCGCGCTGTCTCGCGCTAAGAACAAGGATATTCCGGTTCCAATCATCGCATTCGTGTCTCAGAACATAGAGGTCCAGCGACAGCAGTTTATCCTGGTCAACAAGGTCAAAGCGCTCGACACGAGATTGATCAACGAATTGCTTCCGGAAGTCAGCACGCTGTTGCCGAGGGATCTTGCGGCCAACAAGCTTCCGAGCGAACTCTGCAACCTTCTAAATACCCATAAGGACTCGCCGTTCTTTCAATTGATTAAACGGCGATCTGATCAAAAGGCCTCGTCTGCAGTTGTAAGCGATTCTGCATTGATTGCCGCGATCAAGGCAAATCTGAAAGCGCCAACGAGCGCGCTTAGCCAATACACGGGCCCGGACGGCACGTCCGACGCGGACGAGATGTTCCATGTCCTTGTCAAATATTGGAGCGCCGTGCGCGACACCTTTCCTGAGGCCTGGGGCAAGAGCCCGGAGAAAAGCCGGTTGATGCACATGGCGGGGATCCGGGCGATGGGATCGCTGATGGATCCAATCATGCTGCGGGCGGAAAGCGTCAGCGATGCCGAAGAGGATATCAGACGCTCACTGGAAAGGCTTCGACCTTATTGCTGCTGGACTGACGGAAAATGGGACGAACTGGGTTGGAAATGGAATGATGTACAGGGCACGTCACAGCATATCGACCGCCTTTCGCAATACCTCATCCAACTAGATCGCAAATTATCGAAGGCGTCTCGATGA